Proteins co-encoded in one Aquincola tertiaricarbonis genomic window:
- a CDS encoding PP2C family protein-serine/threonine phosphatase, which translates to MLALEVAILSEMGGRKANEDACGHWHSVDELCCVLADGAGGHGGGGVAARLVVERMLQGFAARPTTGARQLTDLVFDTNRAVIEARTPHTERANMFSTVVGLVIDFVRHQVHWAHAGDSRLYWFREGRIHARTRDHSLVQSLVDAGLLPPEQARSHPQRSELRSALGTASDVLEVSDSGEPHEVLAGDVFLLCTDGLWEHVPDAALLATLAAASSPTAWLAALEQVVTEATRQKASHDNFTALTVWTSAAPAA; encoded by the coding sequence ATGCTCGCGCTCGAAGTCGCCATCCTCTCCGAGATGGGCGGCCGCAAGGCCAACGAAGATGCCTGCGGCCACTGGCACTCGGTGGACGAGTTGTGTTGTGTGCTGGCCGATGGTGCCGGCGGCCATGGCGGCGGCGGCGTGGCCGCACGGCTGGTGGTCGAGCGCATGCTGCAAGGCTTTGCCGCCCGGCCCACCACCGGCGCCCGCCAGCTCACCGACCTGGTGTTCGATACCAACCGCGCGGTGATCGAGGCGCGCACGCCGCACACCGAGCGGGCCAACATGTTCAGCACCGTGGTGGGCCTGGTCATCGACTTCGTGCGCCACCAGGTGCACTGGGCGCATGCCGGCGATTCGCGCCTCTACTGGTTCCGCGAAGGCCGCATCCATGCCCGCACCCGCGACCACAGCCTGGTGCAGTCGCTGGTGGACGCCGGCCTGCTGCCCCCCGAGCAGGCACGCAGCCATCCGCAGCGCAGCGAGCTGCGATCGGCCCTGGGCACCGCCTCCGACGTGCTGGAAGTCAGCGACAGCGGCGAGCCGCACGAAGTGCTGGCCGGCGATGTCTTCCTGCTGTGCACCGACGGCCTCTGGGAGCATGTGCCCGATGCCGCGCTGCTGGCCACGCTGGCCGCCGCCAGCTCACCCACGGCCTGGCTGGCGGCGCTGGAGCAGGTGGTGACCGAGGCCACGCGGCAGAAGGCCAGCCACGACAACTTCACGGCGCTGACGGTGTGGACCTCGGCCGCCCCGGCCGCCTGA
- a CDS encoding DUF4280 domain-containing protein produces MPNQTCTGGLLKCSFGMAPSTFVATIKPILTSNMAAGNILDNIPIQNIQPFGMCQSLANPTVASATAAALGVLTPMPCVPNTPAPWVPGVPTVLLANSPALDNTCKLMCVWGGVIEFVQPGQMTHQIP; encoded by the coding sequence ATGCCCAACCAGACTTGCACCGGCGGCCTGCTCAAGTGCAGCTTCGGCATGGCGCCCAGCACCTTCGTGGCCACGATCAAGCCCATCCTCACCAGCAACATGGCGGCGGGCAACATCCTGGACAACATCCCGATCCAGAACATCCAGCCCTTCGGCATGTGTCAGTCACTGGCCAACCCCACCGTGGCCTCGGCCACCGCCGCCGCGCTGGGCGTGCTCACGCCCATGCCCTGCGTGCCCAACACACCCGCCCCCTGGGTGCCCGGCGTGCCCACGGTGCTGCTGGCCAACTCACCCGCCCTGGACAACACCTGCAAGCTCATGTGCGTCTGGGGCGGCGTCATCGAGTTCGTGCAGCCGGGGCAGATGACGCACCAGATTCCCTGA
- a CDS encoding OmpA family protein — protein sequence MAVVVGLVTLLQANAADALDIGNQVPDAAAVKEGLFPEDACKELEAAGFKCMGFKPAVRYSLPAASFKVGSAELPDMLRKQLDVFADVLRGKKGTGRTVRIEGHADASGTPEANQALSERRAEAVKTYLVDKGADPAMLEAVGRGATAPKVSNDPFAAENRRVEIGRVGAKP from the coding sequence GTGGCCGTCGTCGTGGGCCTGGTCACCTTGCTGCAGGCCAATGCCGCCGATGCACTCGACATCGGCAACCAGGTGCCCGATGCGGCCGCGGTGAAGGAAGGCCTGTTCCCCGAAGACGCCTGCAAGGAACTGGAAGCCGCGGGCTTCAAGTGCATGGGGTTCAAGCCGGCGGTGCGTTACTCGCTGCCCGCGGCCTCGTTCAAGGTGGGCTCGGCCGAACTGCCCGACATGCTGCGCAAGCAGCTCGATGTGTTTGCCGACGTGCTGCGCGGCAAGAAGGGCACCGGCCGCACCGTGCGCATCGAAGGCCATGCCGATGCATCGGGCACGCCGGAGGCCAACCAGGCCCTGTCCGAGCGCCGCGCCGAAGCGGTGAAGACCTACCTGGTGGACAAGGGCGCCGACCCCGCCATGCTGGAAGCGGTGGGCCGCGGCGCCACCGCGCCCAAGGTGAGCAACGACCCCTTTGCTGCCGAGAACCGCCGCGTCGAAATCGGTCGGGTGGGCGCCAAGCCCTGA
- the tssK gene encoding type VI secretion system baseplate subunit TssK: protein MTWHNKVMWTEGMFLQPQHFQQQDRHTARLVDARVNAVMAHHWGFSTLALDEAALLQGKLALTSATGVLPDGTPFAIPSHDAAPPALDVPPDARDEPVLLVAALARPGVAESDVEDSAPSMPPRYLASDVEVADSHAVSLRQAPLQIGRLNLRLMLARDANEGFTQLAAARIVERRADGRVVLDTQHVPPMLHVAAHPVLDSYQREVLGMVRQRSEALAARLAQPGRAGVGEIADFVFLQTLNRTEPLLAHLPQLPVLHPERLYSVLLQLAGELSTFRERKRPADYPPYRHDELAPCFRAVMGDLRQSLSMVLEQTAIPIELQERNHGVRVAIIADIELQRRAQFVLAVNAQMPSEALRARFPSQVKIGPAERIRDLVNLALPGVAVKPMPVAPRQIPYHGGFSYFELETRGSELWQQLERSAGLALHVSGDFPGIEFEFWAIRP, encoded by the coding sequence ATGACCTGGCACAACAAGGTGATGTGGACGGAGGGCATGTTCCTCCAGCCTCAACATTTCCAACAGCAGGACCGACACACCGCCCGACTCGTCGATGCCCGTGTCAACGCCGTCATGGCGCATCACTGGGGCTTCAGCACCCTGGCCCTGGACGAAGCCGCGCTGCTGCAAGGCAAGCTGGCCCTGACCAGCGCCACCGGCGTGCTGCCCGACGGCACGCCCTTCGCCATTCCTTCGCACGACGCGGCGCCGCCCGCGCTGGACGTGCCGCCCGATGCGCGCGACGAGCCGGTGCTGCTGGTGGCCGCACTGGCCCGCCCCGGCGTGGCCGAAAGCGATGTGGAAGACAGCGCCCCCAGCATGCCGCCGCGTTACCTGGCCAGCGATGTGGAGGTGGCCGACAGCCATGCCGTCAGCCTGCGCCAGGCGCCGCTGCAGATCGGCCGCCTGAACCTGAGGCTGATGCTGGCGCGTGATGCCAACGAAGGCTTCACCCAGCTGGCCGCGGCCCGCATCGTCGAGCGCCGGGCCGATGGCCGCGTGGTGCTGGACACCCAGCATGTGCCGCCGATGCTGCACGTGGCCGCGCACCCGGTGCTGGACAGCTACCAGCGCGAGGTACTGGGCATGGTGCGCCAGCGCAGCGAAGCGCTGGCCGCGCGCCTGGCCCAGCCCGGCCGGGCCGGCGTGGGCGAGATCGCCGACTTCGTCTTCCTGCAGACGCTCAACCGCACCGAGCCGCTGCTGGCCCACCTGCCGCAGCTGCCGGTGCTGCACCCCGAGCGGCTGTACAGCGTGCTGCTGCAGCTGGCCGGCGAGCTGTCCACCTTCCGTGAACGCAAGCGCCCGGCCGACTACCCGCCCTACCGCCACGACGAGCTGGCGCCGTGCTTCCGCGCGGTGATGGGCGACCTGCGGCAGTCGCTGTCGATGGTGCTAGAGCAGACCGCCATCCCCATCGAGCTGCAGGAACGCAACCACGGCGTGCGGGTGGCCATCATTGCCGACATCGAACTGCAGCGCCGCGCGCAGTTCGTGCTGGCGGTCAATGCGCAGATGCCCAGCGAAGCCCTGCGCGCGCGCTTCCCGTCGCAGGTCAAGATCGGGCCCGCCGAGCGCATCCGCGACCTGGTCAACCTGGCGCTGCCGGGCGTGGCGGTCAAGCCGATGCCGGTGGCGCCGCGGCAGATTCCGTACCACGGTGGCTTCAGCTACTTCGAGCTGGAAACCCGCGGCAGCGAGCTGTGGCAGCAGCTGGAACGCTCCGCAGGCCTGGCCCTGCATGTGTCGGGCGACTTCCCCGGCATCGAGTTCGAGTTCTGGGCCATCCGGCCATGA
- a CDS encoding DotU family type VI secretion system protein encodes MSDQDPFSAFESDRTVIKPSAGRGARPGTAAAGVSGAAPGQVPGGPPALDAAPLPELPGVAGFNPLLQAAAPLLGTAARLRSMPQHPNPAALRAALAEGIKQFEATTRAQGLPNEQVIAGRYVLCTFIDECASSTPWGGSGAWGSQSLLVLFHNEVSGGEKVFQLMGKLAENVPANRPLLELMYMTLALGFEGRYRIVDNGRAQLETVRERLAQMLKQAAPAVDKELSPAWAGVRAGQQRLRDGIPVWVVAAVTALVLMLVFIALRMAINARTDPTFQALQSLDVKAAPPAPPPVPAPQPRLAGLLAPDIQAGLVEVRDYADRSVIIIRGDGFFEPASADVADRVKPLLGRIAAALKPLPGPVLVTGHSDNQPIRSVRYPSNWHLSQERADSVKALLAATLPADRLRAEGRADSEPVDSNDTPAGRAKNRRVEITLASPPQS; translated from the coding sequence ATGAGCGATCAAGACCCGTTCTCGGCCTTCGAATCGGACCGCACCGTCATCAAGCCGAGCGCCGGCCGTGGCGCGCGGCCCGGTACCGCGGCCGCCGGTGTGTCCGGCGCGGCCCCCGGCCAGGTGCCGGGCGGCCCGCCGGCGCTGGACGCCGCACCGCTGCCCGAACTGCCCGGTGTGGCCGGCTTCAACCCACTGCTGCAGGCCGCGGCGCCGCTGCTGGGCACGGCCGCGCGGCTGCGCAGCATGCCGCAGCACCCCAACCCGGCCGCACTGCGCGCCGCGCTGGCCGAAGGCATCAAGCAGTTCGAGGCCACCACCCGCGCACAAGGCCTGCCCAACGAGCAGGTGATCGCCGGTCGCTACGTGCTGTGCACCTTCATCGACGAATGTGCTTCCAGCACGCCCTGGGGCGGCTCCGGCGCCTGGGGTTCTCAAAGCCTGCTGGTGCTGTTCCACAACGAGGTGTCGGGCGGCGAGAAGGTGTTCCAGCTGATGGGCAAGCTGGCCGAGAACGTGCCTGCCAACCGGCCGCTGCTGGAGCTGATGTACATGACGCTGGCGCTGGGCTTCGAAGGCCGCTACCGCATCGTCGACAACGGCCGCGCGCAGCTGGAGACCGTGCGTGAGCGCCTGGCCCAGATGCTGAAGCAGGCCGCGCCCGCGGTGGACAAGGAACTGTCGCCCGCCTGGGCTGGCGTGCGCGCCGGTCAGCAGCGCCTGCGCGACGGCATCCCGGTGTGGGTGGTGGCCGCCGTCACCGCGCTGGTGCTGATGCTGGTGTTCATCGCGCTGCGCATGGCCATCAATGCCCGCACCGACCCCACCTTCCAGGCGCTGCAGTCGCTGGACGTGAAGGCCGCACCGCCCGCCCCGCCGCCGGTGCCCGCGCCGCAGCCGCGACTGGCCGGCCTGCTGGCGCCCGACATCCAGGCCGGGCTGGTGGAGGTGCGCGACTATGCCGACCGCTCGGTCATCATCATCCGCGGCGACGGCTTCTTCGAGCCGGCCAGCGCCGATGTGGCCGACCGCGTGAAGCCGCTGCTGGGCCGCATCGCTGCCGCGCTCAAGCCGCTGCCGGGCCCGGTGCTGGTCACCGGCCACAGCGACAACCAGCCGATCCGCTCGGTGCGCTACCCGTCCAACTGGCACCTCTCGCAGGAGCGGGCCGACAGCGTGAAGGCGCTTCTGGCCGCCACCTTGCCGGCCGACCGGCTGCGCGCCGAAGGCCGCGCCGACAGCGAGCCGGTGGACAGCAACGACACCCCCGCCGGCCGGGCCAAGAACCGCCGGGTCGAGATCACGCTGGCTTCGCCGCCGCAAAGCTGA
- the tssM gene encoding type VI secretion system membrane subunit TssM: MKRVFNVLLSPAVLGSLAVLALSAIVWWLGPLLAFGADATGQVSRPLGSVLARAIVIALMWALWLGRLGWLAWKRKQAHAALLQGIAPGPSAADQEAQLLDQRFREAVARLKAGGKGRRWLSGSDALYELPWYVFVGAPGSGKTTALTHAGLDFIGTGDKQATAVKGVGGTRNCDWWFTADAVLIDTAGRYTTQESDRQVDASAWDNFLGLLRKSRPRRPINGVLLTVNVQDLLQQGATERQEHAAALRARLQELQAKLGVQPPVYVLVTKADLIAGFMESFDALGKEERDQVWGFTFPHGPQPAENPLADFDVQYRALEERLAAGLVDRLQAERDVSKRAAMFAFPQEFASLKPVLAGFLQQVFGPAPALQQRVDLRGVYFTSGTQEGTPIDRVMGLLSRSFGLERRSNPLAGARGKSFFLRRLLQDVVFAEAHLVSANPQAERRRAGLRMAGFAAVAVAGTALAVGWAVSYVRNQSYDAEVAARLPALRQAVDALPPATSADPAPIAPALTAVREAAHSERFALDDPPLLDTLGLYQGDKLDAGARLGYRRLLEHALLPRVAQRLEERLRAANKDNLEQAYEALKAYLMLYTPDQFDAPTLKAWIGIDWDAQFRNLPPEQRAALDAHLDALLAQGAPQTQRPIDTALVTSVRDMLASFPIEYRVYSRLKRRFRGDLPDFSVAAKAGPQADQVFERASGEPLSRGVPGFYTRAGYTQAFQGSVGLSAAQLQAEEQWVFGRKANAGQAANALLSNDLTDRVRRLYLQDYIKAWDAYLADVRLVKLTSLERSMEVARLLSGVDSPLKLYLTAVAQETTLVPPAAAPSALDKAAQAANQAKADLAKLAGGGPAVAPAAGPVEKMVDDHFASIRRQVQGQPAPIDDTVKAFGEVFAQLQAIDAAQKSKSPPPPAGGGAAKLVAAQQPEPVRSMLESLADVSAKQGRVAERDVMTGDLKPIFDFCTRAVANRYPFAPSSRADVLPEDFGQLFAPGGMLDEFYNRRLAALVDTSGATWTYKPLADGTRPAAPAALADFQRAARIKEAFFRGGGRTPGFKLDLRAAELGTLQEVTLDIDGQVVKFTPGAGTAATVSWPSQRVASTVKLSSTPGGAPLVFEGPWALFRLFDRFEVQAGAQPEKFSVLMTLEGQKLRFDVTANSVLNPFRLREIQQFRCPGAL, from the coding sequence ATGAAACGTGTGTTCAACGTCTTGCTGAGCCCTGCGGTGCTCGGCAGCCTGGCGGTGCTGGCGCTCAGCGCCATCGTCTGGTGGCTGGGGCCGCTGCTGGCCTTCGGTGCCGATGCCACCGGCCAGGTGTCTCGCCCGCTGGGTAGCGTGTTGGCGCGTGCCATCGTGATCGCGCTGATGTGGGCGCTGTGGCTGGGCCGCCTGGGCTGGCTGGCCTGGAAGCGCAAGCAGGCCCATGCGGCGCTGCTGCAGGGCATCGCACCAGGCCCCAGCGCGGCCGACCAGGAGGCCCAACTGCTCGACCAGCGCTTCCGCGAGGCGGTGGCCCGCCTGAAGGCCGGCGGCAAGGGCCGGCGCTGGCTCAGCGGGTCGGATGCGCTGTACGAGCTGCCCTGGTACGTCTTCGTCGGCGCGCCGGGCTCGGGCAAGACCACCGCGCTGACGCATGCGGGCCTGGACTTCATCGGCACCGGCGACAAGCAGGCCACGGCCGTCAAGGGCGTGGGCGGCACCCGCAACTGCGACTGGTGGTTCACCGCCGATGCGGTGCTGATCGATACCGCCGGCCGCTACACCACGCAGGAGTCCGACCGCCAGGTCGATGCCTCGGCCTGGGACAACTTCCTGGGCCTGCTGCGCAAGTCTCGTCCGCGCCGGCCGATCAACGGCGTGCTGCTGACGGTGAACGTGCAGGACCTGCTGCAGCAAGGCGCCACCGAACGGCAGGAGCATGCCGCTGCCCTGCGCGCGCGCCTGCAGGAGCTGCAGGCCAAGCTGGGCGTGCAGCCGCCGGTGTACGTGCTGGTGACCAAGGCCGACCTGATCGCCGGCTTCATGGAAAGCTTCGACGCGCTGGGCAAGGAAGAGCGTGACCAGGTCTGGGGCTTCACCTTCCCGCACGGGCCGCAACCCGCCGAGAACCCGCTGGCCGACTTTGATGTGCAGTACCGCGCGCTGGAAGAGCGCCTGGCCGCCGGCCTGGTGGACCGGCTGCAGGCCGAGCGCGACGTCAGCAAGCGGGCCGCGATGTTCGCCTTCCCGCAAGAATTCGCCAGCCTGAAGCCCGTGCTCGCCGGCTTCCTGCAGCAGGTGTTCGGCCCCGCGCCGGCGCTGCAGCAACGGGTGGACCTGCGCGGCGTGTACTTCACCAGCGGCACGCAAGAGGGCACGCCCATCGACCGCGTGATGGGCCTGCTGTCGCGTTCCTTCGGCCTGGAGCGGCGCAGCAACCCGTTGGCGGGCGCGCGTGGCAAGAGCTTCTTTCTGCGGCGCCTGCTGCAGGATGTGGTGTTCGCCGAAGCGCACCTGGTGTCCGCCAATCCGCAGGCCGAACGCCGCCGTGCGGGGCTGCGCATGGCGGGCTTTGCGGCCGTGGCCGTGGCCGGCACCGCGCTGGCCGTGGGCTGGGCCGTGAGCTACGTGCGCAACCAGTCCTACGACGCCGAAGTGGCCGCCAGGCTGCCCGCGCTGCGGCAGGCCGTGGACGCGCTGCCCCCGGCCACCAGCGCCGATCCGGCGCCCATCGCGCCCGCGCTCACCGCGGTGCGTGAGGCCGCCCACAGCGAGCGCTTTGCGCTCGACGACCCGCCGCTGCTCGACACCCTGGGCCTGTACCAGGGCGACAAGCTGGACGCCGGTGCGCGCCTGGGCTACCGCCGGCTACTGGAACATGCGCTGCTGCCGCGGGTGGCCCAGCGGCTGGAAGAGCGGCTGCGCGCCGCCAACAAGGACAACCTGGAGCAGGCCTACGAGGCGCTCAAGGCCTACCTGATGCTGTACACGCCCGACCAGTTCGACGCGCCCACGCTCAAGGCCTGGATCGGCATCGACTGGGACGCGCAGTTCCGCAACCTGCCGCCCGAGCAGCGCGCCGCGCTGGATGCCCATCTGGACGCGCTGCTGGCCCAGGGCGCGCCGCAGACCCAACGGCCCATCGACACCGCCCTGGTGACCAGCGTGCGCGACATGCTGGCTTCCTTCCCCATCGAATACCGCGTCTACAGCCGGCTCAAGCGCCGCTTCCGTGGCGACCTGCCCGACTTCTCGGTGGCGGCCAAGGCCGGCCCGCAGGCCGACCAGGTGTTCGAGCGCGCCAGCGGCGAGCCGCTGTCGCGCGGCGTGCCCGGCTTCTACACCCGCGCGGGCTACACCCAGGCCTTCCAGGGCAGCGTGGGCCTGTCAGCGGCGCAGCTGCAGGCCGAGGAGCAATGGGTGTTCGGCCGCAAGGCCAATGCCGGCCAGGCGGCCAATGCGCTGCTTAGCAACGACCTGACCGACCGCGTGCGGCGCCTGTACCTGCAGGACTACATCAAGGCCTGGGACGCCTACCTGGCCGACGTGCGGCTGGTCAAGCTCACCAGCCTGGAACGCAGCATGGAAGTGGCCCGGCTGCTGTCGGGCGTGGATTCGCCGCTCAAGCTCTACCTCACGGCGGTGGCACAGGAAACCACGCTGGTGCCGCCCGCCGCCGCGCCCAGTGCGCTGGACAAGGCCGCCCAGGCCGCCAACCAGGCCAAGGCCGACCTGGCCAAGCTGGCCGGTGGCGGCCCCGCCGTCGCGCCAGCGGCCGGCCCGGTCGAGAAGATGGTGGACGACCATTTCGCGTCCATCCGCCGCCAGGTGCAGGGCCAGCCTGCGCCCATCGACGACACCGTCAAGGCCTTCGGCGAGGTGTTTGCGCAGCTGCAGGCCATCGATGCGGCGCAGAAGAGCAAGTCGCCCCCGCCGCCGGCCGGTGGCGGCGCGGCCAAGCTGGTGGCGGCGCAGCAGCCCGAGCCGGTGCGCTCGATGCTGGAATCGCTGGCCGACGTCAGCGCCAAGCAGGGCCGCGTGGCCGAGCGCGACGTGATGACCGGCGACTTGAAGCCCATCTTCGACTTCTGCACCCGCGCGGTGGCCAACCGCTACCCGTTTGCGCCCAGCTCGCGGGCCGACGTGCTGCCGGAAGACTTCGGCCAGCTGTTCGCGCCCGGCGGCATGCTGGACGAGTTCTACAACCGGCGCCTGGCCGCGCTGGTGGACACCAGCGGCGCCACCTGGACCTACAAGCCGCTGGCCGACGGCACGCGGCCCGCCGCCCCGGCGGCGCTGGCCGACTTCCAGCGCGCGGCACGCATCAAGGAAGCCTTCTTCCGCGGCGGTGGCCGCACGCCGGGCTTCAAGCTCGACCTGCGCGCCGCCGAGCTGGGCACGCTGCAGGAAGTGACGCTGGACATCGACGGCCAGGTGGTGAAGTTCACCCCCGGCGCCGGCACCGCCGCCACCGTCAGCTGGCCCAGCCAGCGGGTGGCCTCCACCGTCAAGCTCAGCAGCACGCCCGGCGGCGCGCCGCTGGTATTCGAAGGGCCGTGGGCCCTGTTCCGCCTGTTCGACCGCTTCGAGGTGCAGGCCGGCGCGCAGCCCGAGAAGTTCAGCGTGCTGATGACGCTGGAAGGCCAGAAGCTGCGCTTCGACGTCACCGCCAACAGCGTGCTCAACCCCTTCCGGCTGCGCGAGATCCAGCAGTTCCGCTGCCCGGGCGCGCTGTGA
- the tagF gene encoding type VI secretion system-associated protein TagF, with translation MSATPPLTDHAAAAGWHGKLPTLGDFATRRLPPAFVQRWDGWLSAGLAGLQQQPGWLEGYLASPSWRFLLMPGVMDGQPWAGVLMPSVDRVGRYYPLTIAHPLPALPADAAGLDALWSWLLRIDEAAADALHEDWTLDVLEAELQRIGVPALAPAAPVVADALAPGVQRLSLACHLHGGACVAAHVLAAGLQQAQGSALWFAQADLATPQLLRSDGLAPTGLPGCLFGGPAAVPGAAHGVTDNAAANADASR, from the coding sequence GTGAGCGCCACGCCGCCCCTCACCGACCACGCCGCGGCGGCCGGCTGGCATGGCAAGCTGCCCACGCTGGGCGACTTTGCCACCCGGCGGCTGCCGCCGGCCTTCGTGCAGCGCTGGGACGGCTGGCTCAGCGCCGGCCTGGCCGGCCTGCAGCAGCAGCCCGGCTGGCTGGAGGGCTACCTCGCCAGCCCCAGCTGGCGCTTCCTGCTGATGCCGGGCGTGATGGATGGGCAGCCTTGGGCCGGCGTGCTGATGCCCAGCGTCGACCGCGTGGGCCGCTACTACCCGCTGACCATCGCTCACCCCCTGCCCGCCCTGCCGGCCGATGCCGCGGGGCTGGACGCGCTGTGGTCCTGGCTGCTGCGCATCGACGAAGCCGCTGCTGACGCCCTGCATGAAGACTGGACGCTGGACGTGCTGGAAGCCGAGCTGCAACGCATCGGCGTGCCGGCGCTGGCACCCGCTGCGCCGGTGGTGGCCGATGCGCTGGCGCCCGGTGTGCAGCGGCTGTCGCTGGCCTGCCATCTGCACGGCGGTGCCTGCGTGGCGGCCCATGTGCTGGCAGCCGGCCTGCAGCAGGCGCAGGGCAGCGCGCTGTGGTTCGCGCAGGCCGACCTGGCCACGCCCCAGTTGCTGCGCTCCGACGGGCTGGCGCCCACCGGGCTGCCGGGCTGCCTGTTCGGCGGACCGGCGGCCGTGCCGGGGGCAGCCCATGGGGTGACCGACAATGCCGCGGCCAACGCAGACGCATCACGATGA